From a region of the Candidatus Azobacteroides pseudotrichonymphae genomovar. CFP2 genome:
- the polA gene encoding DNA polymerase I, with protein sequence MKLFLLDAYALIYRAYYSFIKMPLINSKGFNTSAIFGFVNTLDNILRRENPTHIGVAFDPIEPTFRHQVFKQYKAQREETPETIRLSIPIIKDIVSAYHIPILEVSGYEADDVIGTVAKKTSRDYEIFMMTPDKDYGQLVDEHIFIYKPRYRKDGFEILGVKEIKEKYGFISPIQMIDFLGLMGDSSDNIPGCPGIGEITAKKLIARFGSIENLLKNVHFLNGILKTKIERNKETILFSKFLATIKTDVPINFNPNELIREDIDKPVLKKIFEKLEFHQLVSRFFGEKRSVLSIKKQFSSSLLFTDKFVEKNNEKTETVLSNFDNLSTVLHKYRVIDKQSDIGDLINKIKIQNFFSFNIKTTEAIEIDPLSAELVGIAFTLQEGEAYFLPFFGRKRDIIPTVQLFKEIFESDTILKVGQNLKYDINVLKKYGIRMNYPIFDILIAHYLINPEYLHNLDFLAKTYLNYRIINTEELIGSKKESQLSVRQVPLSLLADYACENADIVLKLKNIFEPIIRKSNFSNLFYRIELPLVFVLSDMEEFGVKLDISALKDYSVVLNRYLESIEKIIFQISGKIFNVNSPKMVGEILFDHLKIIENSKKTKSGQYATSEGILENLKKKHPIVGEILKYRKSKKLLTTYIDTLPTLVSFIDKKIHTTYNQATTATGRLSSNSPNLQNIPIRDKEGKEIRRVFIPDDNCLFLSADYSQIELRIMAHLSEDKNMLEAFRNGQDIHSAIASIIFGVPLAEITCDMRRKAKITNFGIIYGISVFGLAEQLQVSRFIAKELINKYFMIFPDIKNYIDRSIAIARKDGYVETIFRRKRFLPDINSRNSVVRKYAERNSINAPIQGSAADIIKVAMNRIHRRLIDNDLQSKMIIQVHDELNFNVFIDELDKVKQIVVYEMEHATHLKVPLVVNCGIGKNWLEAH encoded by the coding sequence ATGAAATTGTTTTTACTGGATGCCTATGCTTTAATTTATCGCGCTTATTACTCATTTATTAAAATGCCTCTTATAAATTCTAAAGGATTCAATACTTCTGCTATTTTTGGTTTTGTTAATACATTGGATAATATATTAAGGAGAGAGAATCCTACTCATATTGGTGTTGCGTTTGATCCGATTGAACCCACATTTCGTCATCAGGTATTTAAACAATATAAAGCTCAGAGAGAAGAAACACCAGAAACAATAAGATTGTCAATACCAATTATTAAGGATATTGTATCCGCATATCATATTCCAATTTTAGAAGTTTCAGGTTATGAAGCAGATGATGTTATAGGAACAGTTGCTAAAAAAACTTCTAGAGATTATGAAATTTTTATGATGACTCCAGATAAAGATTATGGACAATTGGTAGACGAACACATTTTTATTTATAAGCCTAGATATAGAAAAGACGGATTTGAAATATTAGGTGTGAAAGAAATTAAAGAAAAGTATGGTTTTATTTCCCCAATTCAAATGATAGATTTTTTGGGTTTAATGGGCGATAGTTCAGATAATATTCCAGGCTGTCCTGGAATTGGAGAGATAACTGCTAAGAAGTTAATTGCTAGATTTGGAAGTATAGAAAATTTGTTAAAAAACGTCCATTTTTTGAATGGAATATTAAAAACGAAAATTGAGAGAAATAAAGAAACTATACTTTTTTCTAAGTTTTTGGCAACAATAAAAACAGATGTTCCTATCAATTTCAATCCAAATGAATTGATAAGAGAAGATATAGATAAACCTGTATTAAAAAAAATATTTGAAAAATTAGAATTTCATCAATTAGTGTCACGATTTTTTGGAGAAAAAAGAAGCGTTTTGTCTATAAAGAAGCAATTTTCGTCATCTTTACTTTTTACGGATAAGTTTGTAGAAAAAAATAATGAAAAGACTGAAACTGTGTTATCAAATTTTGATAATTTGAGCACTGTTCTTCATAAATATCGTGTAATTGATAAACAGTCTGATATAGGTGATTTAATTAATAAAATTAAAATTCAGAATTTTTTTTCTTTTAATATAAAAACTACGGAAGCTATTGAAATAGATCCTTTATCTGCTGAATTAGTTGGGATAGCATTTACTCTTCAGGAAGGAGAAGCATATTTTCTTCCTTTTTTTGGAAGAAAAAGGGACATAATACCAACTGTTCAATTATTCAAAGAAATTTTTGAGAGTGATACTATTTTGAAAGTTGGACAAAATTTAAAATATGATATTAATGTTTTGAAGAAGTATGGAATACGAATGAATTATCCAATATTTGATATACTGATAGCTCATTATTTAATTAATCCGGAATATTTACATAATTTGGATTTTTTGGCAAAAACCTATCTTAATTATAGAATTATTAATACAGAAGAATTAATTGGTAGTAAAAAGGAAAGTCAATTGTCTGTGAGACAAGTACCTTTAAGCCTTTTAGCAGACTATGCTTGTGAGAATGCCGATATTGTGTTGAAATTGAAAAACATTTTTGAACCGATAATAAGAAAAAGTAATTTTTCAAATTTGTTTTATAGGATAGAATTACCTTTAGTATTTGTTTTATCTGATATGGAAGAATTTGGCGTAAAATTAGATATTTCTGCCCTTAAAGATTATTCAGTAGTCTTGAATAGATATTTGGAGAGTATAGAAAAAATAATATTTCAAATATCAGGGAAAATATTTAATGTCAATTCTCCAAAAATGGTTGGAGAAATTCTATTTGATCACTTAAAGATTATTGAAAATTCCAAGAAAACTAAATCAGGACAATATGCTACTAGTGAAGGTATTTTGGAAAATTTGAAAAAAAAACACCCAATTGTGGGGGAAATATTAAAATATCGTAAATCAAAGAAATTACTTACGACTTATATAGATACCCTTCCTACTTTAGTTAGTTTTATAGATAAAAAAATTCATACAACTTATAATCAGGCAACTACAGCGACTGGAAGACTAAGTTCTAATAGTCCTAACCTTCAAAATATACCGATTAGAGATAAGGAAGGAAAGGAAATCAGACGAGTATTTATTCCTGATGATAATTGTTTGTTTTTATCAGCTGATTATTCTCAGATAGAATTACGTATTATGGCACATTTGAGTGAGGATAAAAATATGTTAGAAGCTTTTCGAAATGGACAAGATATTCATTCGGCGATTGCGTCTATTATTTTTGGTGTTCCATTAGCTGAAATAACCTGTGATATGAGAAGGAAAGCAAAAATTACCAATTTTGGTATTATTTATGGTATATCTGTATTTGGTTTGGCAGAACAACTGCAAGTTTCGCGTTTTATAGCTAAAGAATTGATAAACAAATATTTTATGATTTTTCCAGATATAAAAAATTACATAGATAGAAGTATTGCTATTGCAAGAAAAGACGGTTATGTAGAGACTATTTTTCGCCGCAAGCGTTTTTTACCAGATATTAATTCACGAAATTCAGTCGTAAGAAAATATGCTGAACGGAATTCTATTAATGCTCCGATACAGGGTTCAGCCGCTGATATTATCAAAGTAGCAATGAATAGAATTCATAGACGATTAATAGACAATGATTTACAGTCTAAAATGATTATACAAGTACATGACGAGTTAAATTTCAATGTTTTTATTGATGAATTGGATAAAGTAAAACAAATTGTTGTTTATGAGATGGAGCATGCAACCCATTTAAAAGTTCCACTTGTGGTAAATTGTGGTATAGGAAAGAATTGGCTGGAAGCACATTGA
- a CDS encoding polyprenyl synthetase family protein, with product MLQFITKPVQKELDAFDKLYTNILHVPISEFQYMLNFILKKKGKRIRPIILILSAKLCGEPTIKTIEYAVILELLHVATLIHDDVVDNAVLRRGNPSVMAKFGNQAAVLLGDYILSKAIKQGIETKNFAILQVLTHLAQNLCEGELTQLIFSSKKIIDENHYFEIIRKKTAILFSVCSKIGALSVNADVKKNKTLQLIGEYLGICFQIRDDLLDYLDSEKIGKPTKNDIKEGKITLPLIYALKTAPKAKSKPMMLIIKKQDFSSENVQQLINFTKEQKGIEYAQEKMLKIKTNIIELLNYFPHSEAKKSMLRLVDYIIERKK from the coding sequence ATGTTACAATTCATAACAAAACCTGTACAGAAAGAACTAGATGCTTTTGACAAACTCTATACAAACATTTTGCATGTTCCGATAAGTGAATTCCAATACATGTTGAATTTTATTTTAAAAAAAAAAGGAAAGCGAATTCGTCCAATTATCTTAATCTTATCTGCTAAGCTCTGCGGAGAGCCTACTATTAAAACCATAGAATATGCCGTAATTTTAGAGTTGTTACATGTCGCAACTTTAATACATGATGATGTAGTAGATAATGCAGTTCTTCGTCGAGGAAATCCGTCCGTTATGGCAAAATTTGGTAATCAGGCAGCCGTTTTGTTAGGCGATTATATTCTTTCTAAAGCAATTAAACAAGGCATTGAAACAAAAAATTTTGCCATCCTACAAGTATTAACTCATTTAGCACAAAATTTATGTGAAGGTGAACTAACACAATTGATTTTTTCTTCAAAAAAAATTATTGATGAAAATCACTATTTCGAAATTATACGAAAAAAAACAGCTATCTTATTTTCTGTTTGCTCAAAAATAGGTGCCTTATCCGTTAATGCAGATGTTAAGAAAAATAAAACTTTGCAATTAATTGGAGAATATTTGGGCATCTGTTTCCAAATAAGAGATGATTTATTAGATTACTTAGACTCGGAAAAAATAGGCAAACCTACAAAAAATGACATTAAGGAGGGAAAGATCACTTTACCTCTTATCTATGCATTAAAAACAGCTCCAAAAGCTAAATCGAAACCCATGATGTTAATTATAAAAAAACAAGATTTTTCATCTGAAAATGTTCAGCAACTCATCAACTTTACCAAAGAGCAAAAAGGTATAGAATATGCACAAGAAAAAATGCTAAAAATAAAAACAAATATAATTGAATTATTAAACTATTTTCCTCATTCAGAAGCAAAGAAATCTATGCTTAGATTAGTAGACTACATTATTGAAAGAAAAAAATAA